The nucleotide sequence AGGACTTCCGTGTGAACTACGCGGTGGAGAAGCGGCCGCTCGGGACGGCGGGGGGACTCAAGAACGCCGAGCAGTACCTCGATGGGGGTACCATCGTGGCGGTCAACGGGGACGTTCTCTCCGGGCTGAACCTCAGGGAGGCCATAGAGGCTCACAGGAGCACGGATGCTCTCGCCACGATCACGCTCACGACCGTCGAGGATCCTTCGGCCTACGGGCTCGTCGAGGTGGACCACGAGATGCTCGTCCGGCGCTTCATCGAGAAGCCGGCCTACGACGAGATCACGACCAACCTGGTGAACGCCGGAATCTACGTGCTCGAGCCGGAGGTCTTCGGCATGATCCCCAGGGGCAGGGAGGTTTCAATAGAGCGTGAGATCTTCCCCCGGCTGCAGGAGCAGGGGAAGCTGCGTGCGTACGTCTCGAGCGCTTACTGGAAGGACATCGGGACGCCGAGGAGTTATCTGGCGGCGTCTTACGACGTCCTTTCCGGGGCGGTTGGGGCTGCCGACGGCTTCGCCTACCTGGATGTGGACGAGTCGGTGCAGTTGGCGAGGAACGTGAAGCTCCTGCCTCCGGTCTCTATCGCGTCCGGCTGTAAGGTCGGACGGGGGGCCACCATTGGTGGAAGGACCGCTATCGGGGAGGGATGCAGGATCGGGAGCGGTGCAGTGGTCGAGGGTAGCATCCTCCTCTCCGGGGCCGAGGTGGAGCCCGGCGCTGTGGTGCGTGGTTCGATCATCGGGCCTGGGGCGCGGGTCGGCAGGCAGGCGATAGTGCGCGGCCTCTCGGTCCTCGGGGCGAACTCGGTGGTCGGGGAGGGAAACGTCCTGGATCAGGGGATAAGGGTGAATCCCGGTGTCTCGCTCTCTCCGAAGAGCATAAGCTTCTGAGATCCGGTCCTAGCTGGCATGGGAGAGTTTGAGCCTTACCTGCTGGCACTGGCGGATCTCTTCTACCCTCAGCGCTGCGTCGGGTGCGGCGGGAGATCGCGGGACGTACTCTGCCGCGGGTGCTTCGAGAGGCTGCCCAGGATCTCCGGGCCGGTCTGCGATCGCTGCGGGGCACCTTCCGCCCACGAGACCCCGGTCTGCGAGCGCTGCAGGGGCGTGGATTATGCCTTCGAGAGAGCGCGCTCTGCCCTGGTCTACGAGGGGGTGGGGAGGGAGGTAGTGCGGGCGCTCAAATACCAGGCTTGCCTAGAAGTCGCCGAACGTCTCGCTGCGCCTCTCCTGGAGGAGCTGGCCGAGGGGAGATTCGACATGGTCGTCCCCGTGCCCCTGCACCGCTCGCGGCTGAGGAGAAGGGGTTTCAACCAGTCGTGGGTGATCGCCCGCGCGCTTGGGCGGAGGATAAACACACCCGCATCGGATAAACTTGTGGTCGTGAGGAGGACCAGGGATCAGGTCGATCTCTCGGGGCGTGCGCGTTGGGCGAACGTGAGGGGTGCGTTCGGGGTCAGGGGTTCTGTGAGGGGGAAGGTTCTGCTGGTCGACGACGTGTTCACCACCGGTGCCACCCTGAGCGCATGCTCCAGCGCCTTGCTCGAGGCCGGGGCGGAGCGTGTCTGTGCCCTGAGCCTCTGCAGGGCCCTTCATTAGGCAGCCCTTCGCCAAGGGAAAGGAGGGAGCAGGTGGAGATAACGATCAAGGGGCGAAACATCTCCGTTACGGAGGCTCTCGAGGACTACGCCCGGGAGAAGGTCTCCCGCCTGAGCAGGTTCTTCGACGACGAGCGCAGCGCGGCGCGGGCCGAGGTCGAGCTCATCCACGAGCGCAACCCGTCTATACCCGAGCCGGAGGTCGCGGAGACGACGCTCTTCATAAACGGTGCCGTGCTCAGGGCCCGGGGCTCCTCCCCGGACATGTACGCCTCGATAGATTTGATGAGCGACAAGCTCGAGCGGCAGGTCAGGCGCTACAGGGGCAGGCAGATCGACCGCTGGCACGGTCAGATCAAGAAGGGGGGATCCCAGAAGCCTCAGGAAGAGTCGAAGATCCTGCAGGACGAGGACGAGATAGAGGCTAAAATAGTCAGGACCAAGCAGTTTCAGATGAAGCCGATGAGTCCCGAGGAGGCGGCGCTGCAGATGGAGCTGCTGGACCACGACTTCTACGTGTTCACCAGCGCTGAGACCGGGGAGATAAACGTGGTCTACCGGCGCCGCGACGGGAACTACGGCCTCATTGAGCCCGCGCGATAAAATAAGTTCTGGCCCGAAAGCTTCCGGCGAGGTGTAAGGCGACGTGGCGAATCTCTTGACGAAGATATTGAGGATGGGCGAGGGCCGCAAGGTGAAGGCCCTCTGGCGGGACGTGGAGGAGATCTCCGCGCTCGAACCGTCCTTCGAGAAACTCTCCGACGAGGAGCTGCGGTCGAAGACCGACGAGTTCCGCGAGCGGCTCGCGGAGGGCGAGACGCTCGACGACCTCCTCTACGAGGCTTTCGCCGTGGTGCGGGAGGCCGCCAAGAGGACGCTGGGGATGCGCCCGTTCGACGTGCAGGTGATGGGTGGCATCGTGCTGCACCAGGGCAAGATCGCCGAGATGAAGACCGGCGAGGGGAAGACGCTCGCCGCGACGATGCCCGTCTACCTCAACGCGCTCACCGGCGAGGGCGTGCACCTGGTGACCGTCAACGACTACCTCGCCCGGCGCGACGCAGAATGGATGGGGCCCATCTACGAGTTCCTCGGGCTCAGGGTCGGGGTCATCCAGGAGTGGATGGACTTCGATGAGCGCAAGGAAGCCTACGCCGCCGACGTCACCTACGGGACCAACACCCAGTTCGGCTTCGACTACCTGAGGGACAATCTCGCCACCTCGCCCGATCAGCTCGTGCAGCGCGAGCTCAAGTACGCCATCGTCGACGAGGTGGACTCCATCCTGATCGACGAGGCCCGCACCCCCCTCATCATAAGCGGGGTGCCCGAGAGCGCCGCCGACACCTACTACCGCTTCGCGGCGATCGTCCCCACCCTCAAGGAAGGCGAGGACTACGAGGTGGACGAGAAGAAGCAGCAGGTCGCCCCGACCGAGCAGGGGGTCGCGAAGGTCGAGAGGGCGCTCGGGATAGACAACCTCTACGACGACGTGAACGCCAATCTGGTCAACCACCTGCAGCAGGCCCTCCGGGCGCACACCCTATTCAAGCGCGACGACGAGTACATCGTCCGCGACGGGGAGGTCCTCATCGTCGACGAGTTCACCGGGCGCATCCTGGAGGGCCGGCGCTACTCCGAGGGACTGCACCAGGCCATAGAGGCCAAAGAGGGCGTTCCGATCAAGGAAGAGAACCAGACGGTCGCCACGATAACCATCCAGAACTACTTCCGCCAGTACGAGAAGCTCGCCGGCATGACCGGCACGGCCGCGACCGAAGCCGACGAGTTCATGCACATCTACAAGATGGAGGTCGCCTCGATCCCGACCCACCGTCCGATGATCCGGGTGGATAAGGACGACCTCGTCTACAAGACCAAGAAGGCCAAGTACAAGGCGGTCGTGGAGGACATCGTCGAGCGGCACAAGAAGGGGCAGCCGGTCCTCGTCGGCACCGTCTCCGTCGAGGTCTCCGAGCACCTCTCGAAGCTGCTCAAGCAGCGGGGCATTCCGCACAACGTACTCAACGCCAAGCACCACGAGCGGGAGGCCGAGATCATCGCCGAAGCCGGGAAGCTCGGCGCGGTGACGATAGCCACCAACATGGCCGGGCGCGGCACAGACATAAAGCTTGGTGGTTCCGAGGAGGGGACCGAGGAGTGGACCGAAGAGCACGAGCGCCTCGCGCAGGAGATCATGCGGAAGTACCCGACGATCGAGCGGGAGATGCTCGAGGGGCGCACGCTCGAGTCTTTGAAGGTGGTCAACCTCGGCGGCCTCTACGTGCTTGGCACCGAGCGGCACGAGGCACGCCGGATAGACGACCAGCTCCGGGGACGCTCCGGACGCCAGGGTGACCCTGGAGAGTCGCGGTTCTACCTCTCCTTCGAGGACGACCTTCTCAGGCTCTTCGGGGGCGAGCGGATGCAGAACCTCATAAGCCGCATCGGGCTCGAGGAGGACGTGCCGCTCGAGGCCGGGATGGTCTCCGGCTCGGTGCGGCGGGCGCAGGAGCAGGTCGAGAGCCAGAACTTCCAGGCGCGCAAGCGCATCCTCGAGTACGACGACGTGCTCAACAAACAGCGCGAGGTGATCTACGCGATCCGCCGCGAGATCCTGATGGGCGGCGAGGTCGACACGATGGGTTACGTCGAGGAGGTGCTCTCGGACGTCATAGAATCTCACGCCCCGGCCAACTCCTATCCGGAGGACTGGGATCTCGAGGGGCTCGAACGCGAGCTCCGGCGCTTCTACCCGGTCTCGGTGGACTTCGGGGTCCTGGATCCCGAGGAGGCCACGACGGAGGATCTGCGCGAGCTGGTGCTCGCCGATGCCCGGGAGCGGCTCGAAGAGCGCAAGCGGGAGTGGGAGGAGCGTACGGCCGAGCTCGAGCGGCTCGGGCTCGAGCGCGCCGACGGCATAGACAGCTTCGAGGAAGCAGAGCGCAGGACGCTGCTCTCGATCGTCGACCAGCGCTGGCGCGAGCACCTCTACGACATGGAGTATCTGCGGGAGGGCATCGGCTGGCGCGGCCTCGGGCAGCGCGACCCGCTCGTCGAGTACAAGCGCGAGGGTTACGAGATGTTCCGGCAGATGGAGCGGGCGCTCAAGGAAGACTACGTCACCTATATCTACCGGGTCGAGAACGTGCAGATAACCGAGGCTGACCTCGAGCAGCTCTCCTACAGCGGGGGTGGGGAAGAGGAGCCCACCGCTCCGCAGCAGAGGAACCCGAGGCGGGCGGATCAGAAGATCGGTCGCAACGACCCGTGCCCCTGTGGGTCCGGGAAGAAGTACAAGAAGTGTCACGGCATGCCCGGGGCACCGCCGCTCAGGGTGGAGGGTTGATGCCTGAGACCGAAGAAAAGCTGGCGGAGCTCGAAGCGCGGCTCTCCGACCTCGAAGATTACTTCGATGTCGGAGAGATGCGCGAGGAGGCCGGGAGGCTCGCCCGGGAGATGAACCGACCAGATTTCTGGGACGATCCCGGGCGGGCGCGGGAGGTTTCGGCGCGTTTCTCCAGGATCCAGGACCGGCTCGAGCTGCTCGAAGATCTGCGCAGAAGGCTCTCGGATGCCGGGGAGCTGCTGGAGCTCGCTGGCGATGAGGATGGAGAGTTTCTGGCTGAGGTCTCCGGGGAGCTCAGACGGGTTGAGAGGACGCTCGAGGAGCAGGAGATCGCGCGGCTTTTCTCCGGAGAGTACGACGAGGGTGACGCCATCCTCACGATAAACTCCGGCGCTGGCGGGGTCGACTCGCAGGACTGGGCCGAGATGCTCGCCCGGATGTACCGCCGGTGGGCCGAGCGGCGCGGCTTCGATCTGGAGGTCATAGAGTACACCGAAGGGGAAGAGGCCGGGATAAAGAGCGCGACCTTCACGGTCAGGGGGGAGTTCGTCTTCGGGCTGCTCTCGGCCGAGAGGGGGGTGCACCGGCTGGTGCGCATAAGCCCCTTCGACGCGAGCCGCAGGCGGCACACGAGCTTCGCCTCGGTGGCGGTCGCGCCGGCGGTGGACGGCGAGATAGAGCTGGACATCGACGAGAAGGATCTCAAGGTAGACACCTACCGGTCCTCCGGGGCGGGCGGGCAGCACGTGAACAAGACGGACTCTGCTGTGCGCATCACGCATCTTCCGACCGGGATCGTCGTCCAGTGCCAGAACGAGCGCAGCCAGCACCAGAACCGGGAGACGGCGATGCGGGTGCTAAAGGCGAGGCTGCTCGAGCTGGAGAGGGAGAAGAGGGAGCGTGAGTTGGCCGCCCAGAGCGGGGAGAAGGCGGATATCGAGTGGGGCTCGCAGATACGCTCGTACGTCCTGCACCCCTACAAGATGGTCAAGGACCATCGCACCGGGGTCGAGACTGGGGATGTGGAGCGGGTGCTGGATGGGGAGATAGACGACTTCATCTACGCCTACCTGAAGAGCCGTACGGCCGCTGTTTGATACGGGCGTAAGGAAAGTACGCAGGGTCTGCCGCGCGGTCATCCTGGTCCTGCTGGTGTTCGCCGGGGTGATTGCTGCGGGGCCCTACACGTATCTTCCAGGGCTGGTCGATGGGGTGGTGAGCCGGGATTTGCAGGCCAGGATGGGCCTGAGCGAGCCTCCCAGGGTGGATCTGCGCAGCGATCCCCCGTACGCCATGCTCGGCGGGAGATTCTCCTCCGGCACGATAGAGATGGAGGGGGCCGCTTTCGGCAACATCCACACCCGTCGGATCAGGGTGCGGCTGGGGTCGTTCGAGCTGGCTCTGATCAGGAGCCTGGTCTCCGGTCGCCTCGTGAGTAGGGAACCCATGAAGGGTAACGTTAGGATCACGCTCTCCGAGGATGAGGTGAAGCGGATGGCCGTCTCCGAGGTGAGGGCCGTCTCGATCAGGAACCTCACCCTCAGGCCGGGGAGGGTCGAGATCGGGAGCGAAGCCGTGCTGGCCGGGGTTTCGGTCCCCGTGTCGGTCGTAGGCTCGGTCGCGGTGCGCGATGGCGGGATGGTCTTCTCCCCGACGCGGGTCTCTGCGTTCGGGATCTCGTTGCCGCGGGCGGTGAACGACGCCATCCTCTCCGGTATCTCTTTCTTCTACCCGATCCGGGACCTCCCATTCCCCATCCGGTTCGAAGGGGTCGAAGTGATGACGGGACGCGCCGTTTTGCGGGGGACCATCACCATCCTCTCCGGTTGATAGCGGCGGGCTTTGCTGCTATCTTTCGCCCTTGTCCGGCGGAGTTTTCGGAGGGGGGACTCCGCCGCCAGGACGAGACCTCGCCGGAGCTCGCGTTGGGAGGATGATGATCCGGTTCGACAGCGTCACCAAGTTCTACGGCAGGGACACCCTCGCGCTGGACGACGTGAGCTTCGAGATAGGCGAAGGCGAGTTCGTCTTCCTGGTGGGGGCGAGCGGTTCCGGGAAGTCCACGGTCGTGCGCCTGCTCCTCAAGGAGGTGGAACCCACGCGGGGGGAGATATACGTGCGGGGGGTGAAGCTCTCCGGGATCCCGCGGAGGAGTATCCCGCGCCATCGCAGGAGCATCGGGTGCGTCTTCCAGGACTTCAAGCTGCTCCCCAACAAGACGGCGGCGGAGAACGTGGCCTACGCGATGGAGGTCACCGGACACCGCAGGCGTGCCATACGCACCAAGGTCCCCCAGATGCTCGACCTGGTGGGTCTCACCACCAAGAAGGACAGGTATCCGGCGGAGCTCTCCGGTGGAGAGCAGCAGCGCGTCTCGATAGCCCGGGCGCTGGTCTCCTCCCCACCGGTGCTGGTCGCCGACGAGCCCACCGGGAACCTGGACCCCGAGACGAGTCGGGGGCTGATGCGGCTTCTGGAGCGGATAAACCGCATCGGCACCACGGTCCTGGTGGCGACCCACGACAGGGAGATGGTCGATGCGATGCGCCGGCGGGTGATAGCGCTGGAGGACGGGCGGGTCGTGCGAGATCAGCTGAAGGGTGCGTACGCCGGTGAGTAGCAACCTGGGTTTCTTCCTGCGTGAGGCCCTCGGTGGCATCCGGGCCAACCTGCTCATGAGCCTGACCGCGACGGTGACGACTTTCATCTGCGCCGTGGCGCTCGGGGGTGCGTTGCTCTTCGGGGCGCACGTCAGGGGGCTCGTGGAGTCCCTGCAGCGTGGGGTGACGATTGACGCCTTCTTCCCCCAGGGTGTCTCGAAGCAGAAGATGGAGGATGTGCGCCGGACCGTGGCGGGCTACCCGGAGGTCAGGAAGGTCCGGCTGGTGACGAAGAAGGAGGCCTACGAACGGTTCAAGAAGAGGTTCTCGGACAACCCCAGGGTCTACAGGGGCCTCGGTAGCGACTTCCTGCCGGCCTCACTGGAGATCACGCTGAAGAAATCTTCCGACGCTTCCGGGGTCGCCGCGCGACTCGAGAACGATGGCTTCTCGCCTTCGAACCTCAGCTACCCGCAGCAGACGGTTCGCCGGCTCGACCGGGTCGCGGGGTACGCGATCTGGGCTCTCCGGCTGACCACCGGGCTCTTCCTTCTGGCGAGCGTCCTTCTGGTCTCGAACGCCATAAGGCTTTCGATCTTCGCCCGGCGCAGGGAGATAGAGGTGATGAAGCTGGTTGGGGCCTCGGACGGGTTCGTGAGGACGCCTTTCGTCATAGAAGGGTTTCTGCAGTCCCTGACCGGTGCCGTGGCAGGGGCCGTCATCGTGCTGCTGGCCAACAGAGCCTTCGTCGGGTGGTCGCATCAGACGCTTCCTTTCTTCCCGATCTCCGCAGGTTACGTGGACCCGCTCCAGGTGTTTGC is from Rubrobacter calidifluminis and encodes:
- a CDS encoding NDP-sugar synthase, which gives rise to MQAVVLVGGLGTRLRPITYDIPKALVPLRNEPFMGYMVDFLRSGGIDGAVLSLGYLPDPIQEYFAGREDLKDFRVNYAVEKRPLGTAGGLKNAEQYLDGGTIVAVNGDVLSGLNLREAIEAHRSTDALATITLTTVEDPSAYGLVEVDHEMLVRRFIEKPAYDEITTNLVNAGIYVLEPEVFGMIPRGREVSIEREIFPRLQEQGKLRAYVSSAYWKDIGTPRSYLAASYDVLSGAVGAADGFAYLDVDESVQLARNVKLLPPVSIASGCKVGRGATIGGRTAIGEGCRIGSGAVVEGSILLSGAEVEPGAVVRGSIIGPGARVGRQAIVRGLSVLGANSVVGEGNVLDQGIRVNPGVSLSPKSISF
- a CDS encoding ComF family protein — protein: MGEFEPYLLALADLFYPQRCVGCGGRSRDVLCRGCFERLPRISGPVCDRCGAPSAHETPVCERCRGVDYAFERARSALVYEGVGREVVRALKYQACLEVAERLAAPLLEELAEGRFDMVVPVPLHRSRLRRRGFNQSWVIARALGRRINTPASDKLVVVRRTRDQVDLSGRARWANVRGAFGVRGSVRGKVLLVDDVFTTGATLSACSSALLEAGAERVCALSLCRALH
- the hpf gene encoding ribosome hibernation-promoting factor, HPF/YfiA family; this translates as MEITIKGRNISVTEALEDYAREKVSRLSRFFDDERSAARAEVELIHERNPSIPEPEVAETTLFINGAVLRARGSSPDMYASIDLMSDKLERQVRRYRGRQIDRWHGQIKKGGSQKPQEESKILQDEDEIEAKIVRTKQFQMKPMSPEEAALQMELLDHDFYVFTSAETGEINVVYRRRDGNYGLIEPAR
- the secA gene encoding preprotein translocase subunit SecA, with product MTKILRMGEGRKVKALWRDVEEISALEPSFEKLSDEELRSKTDEFRERLAEGETLDDLLYEAFAVVREAAKRTLGMRPFDVQVMGGIVLHQGKIAEMKTGEGKTLAATMPVYLNALTGEGVHLVTVNDYLARRDAEWMGPIYEFLGLRVGVIQEWMDFDERKEAYAADVTYGTNTQFGFDYLRDNLATSPDQLVQRELKYAIVDEVDSILIDEARTPLIISGVPESAADTYYRFAAIVPTLKEGEDYEVDEKKQQVAPTEQGVAKVERALGIDNLYDDVNANLVNHLQQALRAHTLFKRDDEYIVRDGEVLIVDEFTGRILEGRRYSEGLHQAIEAKEGVPIKEENQTVATITIQNYFRQYEKLAGMTGTAATEADEFMHIYKMEVASIPTHRPMIRVDKDDLVYKTKKAKYKAVVEDIVERHKKGQPVLVGTVSVEVSEHLSKLLKQRGIPHNVLNAKHHEREAEIIAEAGKLGAVTIATNMAGRGTDIKLGGSEEGTEEWTEEHERLAQEIMRKYPTIEREMLEGRTLESLKVVNLGGLYVLGTERHEARRIDDQLRGRSGRQGDPGESRFYLSFEDDLLRLFGGERMQNLISRIGLEEDVPLEAGMVSGSVRRAQEQVESQNFQARKRILEYDDVLNKQREVIYAIRREILMGGEVDTMGYVEEVLSDVIESHAPANSYPEDWDLEGLERELRRFYPVSVDFGVLDPEEATTEDLRELVLADARERLEERKREWEERTAELERLGLERADGIDSFEEAERRTLLSIVDQRWREHLYDMEYLREGIGWRGLGQRDPLVEYKREGYEMFRQMERALKEDYVTYIYRVENVQITEADLEQLSYSGGGEEEPTAPQQRNPRRADQKIGRNDPCPCGSGKKYKKCHGMPGAPPLRVEG
- the prfB gene encoding peptide chain release factor 2; this translates as MPETEEKLAELEARLSDLEDYFDVGEMREEAGRLAREMNRPDFWDDPGRAREVSARFSRIQDRLELLEDLRRRLSDAGELLELAGDEDGEFLAEVSGELRRVERTLEEQEIARLFSGEYDEGDAILTINSGAGGVDSQDWAEMLARMYRRWAERRGFDLEVIEYTEGEEAGIKSATFTVRGEFVFGLLSAERGVHRLVRISPFDASRRRHTSFASVAVAPAVDGEIELDIDEKDLKVDTYRSSGAGGQHVNKTDSAVRITHLPTGIVVQCQNERSQHQNRETAMRVLKARLLELEREKRERELAAQSGEKADIEWGSQIRSYVLHPYKMVKDHRTGVETGDVERVLDGEIDDFIYAYLKSRTAAV
- a CDS encoding DUF2993 domain-containing protein, which encodes MIAAGPYTYLPGLVDGVVSRDLQARMGLSEPPRVDLRSDPPYAMLGGRFSSGTIEMEGAAFGNIHTRRIRVRLGSFELALIRSLVSGRLVSREPMKGNVRITLSEDEVKRMAVSEVRAVSIRNLTLRPGRVEIGSEAVLAGVSVPVSVVGSVAVRDGGMVFSPTRVSAFGISLPRAVNDAILSGISFFYPIRDLPFPIRFEGVEVMTGRAVLRGTITILSG
- the ftsE gene encoding cell division ATP-binding protein FtsE gives rise to the protein MIRFDSVTKFYGRDTLALDDVSFEIGEGEFVFLVGASGSGKSTVVRLLLKEVEPTRGEIYVRGVKLSGIPRRSIPRHRRSIGCVFQDFKLLPNKTAAENVAYAMEVTGHRRRAIRTKVPQMLDLVGLTTKKDRYPAELSGGEQQRVSIARALVSSPPVLVADEPTGNLDPETSRGLMRLLERINRIGTTVLVATHDREMVDAMRRRVIALEDGRVVRDQLKGAYAGE
- a CDS encoding cell division protein FtsX; this translates as MSSNLGFFLREALGGIRANLLMSLTATVTTFICAVALGGALLFGAHVRGLVESLQRGVTIDAFFPQGVSKQKMEDVRRTVAGYPEVRKVRLVTKKEAYERFKKRFSDNPRVYRGLGSDFLPASLEITLKKSSDASGVAARLENDGFSPSNLSYPQQTVRRLDRVAGYAIWALRLTTGLFLLASVLLVSNAIRLSIFARRREIEVMKLVGASDGFVRTPFVIEGFLQSLTGAVAGAVIVLLANRAFVGWSHQTLPFFPISAGYVDPLQVFAIVVGFGCIIGAVGSYLSVRRFLKV